Genomic DNA from Deinococcus roseus:
TCCTAAACAATGAAAATCAGAATCAAAATTTTTTATGGTGCAAGAATGCCTTTGCGTGATTTTAGGGATACCTTTGTGTGGTTTGGCTGCGGCTTCTATAGCGACACCTTTGTGTGGTTTGGAAACCAAAATCAAGTTTTTTCCTTTGCTGCATTAACACCAGCTCACCTGAGAGTCTTTTCGTGTGGTTTGGCTCAGGATGGCCTTGATCCAGGGAAAACTCAAAAAATAGGGATACCTTTGTGTGGTTTGCAGTCCATGGCTCTTTCTGGACGATTTTTGAAAAATCAGAATTTCCTCTCTGAAAAAGCAAATATGGCACTAGGGATACCTTTGTGTGGTTTGATCTCCAAAATAGGGATACCTTTGTGTGGTTTTGGAGGTAAAACGCCATATTTGCTTTGTGGGAGAAGAAATATGGCACTAGGGATACCTTTGTGTGGTTGGCCTCCAAAATAGGGATACCTTTGTGTGGTTGTAGGGATACCTTTGTGTGGTTTATTTTGTCCTAGGGATACCTTTGTGTGGTTGGTCAAACCTCCTAGGGATACCTTTGTGTGGTTCGACCCAAAAACTAGGGATAATTTTGTGTGGTTTGACCCCCAGAATAGGGATACCTTTGTGTGGTTCAGACCTTGTTTTGCGTCCAGAACGGAATGATTTTCGTTACACTGTTGTTGTTTTCTTTTATTATTTAATATATATAAACAACAACAGAAAGCAGAGACATGTCCAAAAACCCCAACAAATCCCAGATGGACCGGCGAGACGAACGCAACACTGCCCGTCTTGGCATCATCAGCATGCAGAGTCGGGTGGACACCAGCGTGACAAAATGGGATGCCGAATGGCAGATCGACGGGCGCCCTTACCGCATCCAGTGTTTTGCCCCCAAAGGCAGACCCCACGGTGTAGACACCGATGTGGTCCTGGCCATCCAGACCCTCTATGTGCGGGCGGGTTGCCCGGTGCATGGCTGGGTGCACACCACGGCTTACGAACTGCGAGAAATGTCTGGAATGGCCCAGAACGGCCTCAATTACCACCGTTTGAAAGACAGCTTGCTGCGTCTTGCCACCACCAGCTTCCTGGTGAGCGAAGGCTGGCATGACCACATTGGTCGGCGCAAGTGGGACACCGACACCATGCGTTACATTGACCGCATCAAATACCGGGAATTTGATGTTCAATCTGACCTCCCTGGACTGGATGAGACGGCAAGCCTCAGCATCAAACTGGGAGACCAGCTGGCAGAAAGCATCCGGGCTGGATACACCCAGGCACTGGACAGTCAACTGCTGTTGCAGCTTGAGCAGCCCCCTGCCCGTGCCCTGTGCAGGTTGCTGGAAAGTTACCGCATGCAGCCAGATGGAAGCCGCCTGATGCAGCTCTCGGTGCAACTTGAAGACTGGCGGCAAGCCTGCGGGATCGTCAGTGACCGTTCCGAGATTGTGCGTCGTGCCCTGATTCCTGCCCATGAGGAACTCATTGCTGCCAGATACCTGCGGGAAGTGGTGATCGAAGGAAGGGGCATGAAGCAAATCCTGACGTACCACTTTCAGTCTTCAGATGCTCCAGATCCAGCCCTGGTGGCCACCCTCAGGGATGTCGGCTTTTCTGTGGGCGCCGCACAGGAAGTCAGCAAACTTTATGGAGACAGGGTGGAACAGGCTGTCCAGTATGCACTGGAACGCCGGGCCACAGGGTACCAGATCAAGAACATGCCAGGTTTCATCGTGGATTATCTGAAAAGCGAGGACAAGTACAGCCCGGCCCCTGTGGTGGAAGTGCAACCCATGCAACCAGAAACAACCACAGAGCGGGTGCGTCAGGCCACCCAGCTGGCAGAAGAAAAGGCCATGAGGGAAGCTGAAGCTGCACAACAGTTCCTGAAGGCACTCACCCCCCAGGAACAATACCAGGAAGCCAAAGCAGCCCTGACCATGCTGCTCAAAAAGCACCTCAGCAAGCATGAAATGAAACGCCTGGAAGAGGCTTGCCTCTCAGGTCAAATTCTGGCCGGAGAACTGAAGGAGCAGGTGTTGCTTGCCACCAGTCGCCTGTCTCTGGCTGAGTTCATGGATTCCCTCAAGAAACAACTGCAATCTTTTGGCCTGCCTGTTGCCGAATGACCGGAATGCTGATCCTCACCACCCCTCCTGCAGCAATTTCACTGCGGCTTCCAGCTCCACATCTTTTCCCTGAACGTATTTCTGCTGGAAAGCCTTCAGGTCCAGAGGGATGTTCAGGTCTGGTGCGATCCCACCCTCCCCTGTTCCTTTTTCCACCTGAATGTTCCCCTGGGCATCCAGAGAACGACCATCCGGGAATTGCACTTGCAGACCGCCTGGCATGTTGAAACGCAGAGGACGGGTCAGCACCCCAAAAGCACCTGCTGTGCTGGAGAAACCCACAACCTTCACCTGGGGCTGGTTTTTGAGCATCAGGGGGATGCCTTCTGCTGAACTGGCCGTGCGGGCATTGATCAGCACCACCATAGGCCTGGTGAAGGCAGGTTGGGCTGCCTCTGCCTTCAAAACCTCTGAAGAATTCACCAGAAAGCTGCTGGTCCATAAATTGAAATAGCTGACCTGTTCGTAGAAGGTGCTGCTTTTCAGGAAATGCCCGGAAATTCTGGCGGCCAGTTCATCTTCTCCACCGGGATTGTCCCGCAAATCCAGCACCAGTCCAGAAATCTTTTGCTGGTTCCAGCTTGCAAGCACATCTGAAACTTCCTGTTCAGGGTCAGGGCTGGCATCGCTGGACAGTAGGAATTTGATTTTCAGGTATGCGTATTTTCCCTGCAGAACTTGATGCTCGATGGGAGATTGCTGCAGATCCTGCTGGGTCAGGCTGGGCTGGGTTTTTTTCAGGGAGGCAAAACCATCCTGCACGAAGGTCAGGGAAACTGTTTTCAGGGATTGACTGGGATTGCGAAAGGCAAGCTGCACTTTTTCTCCCACCTTGCCCCTCAGGAGCATGCGGCCCTGGCTTTCCCTCTGCTGGAAAGCGCTGGAAGCACTGCCCAGCAAAAATTTCACCTGCTGATAAGCCTGGAGAGCAGGTTTGCCATTGACTCGAACCAGTTCGGCACCTGGCTGGATGCCTGCTTTTGCAGCAGGACTTCCCGGCAGCACCAGCGAAATGCGCACTTCCTTGCTGTCCAGTTGCAGGGCGCTCAGGCCCACCCCACCCCCATACAGCCTTGCAAAAACCGGGTTGCCGTCCAGCAGGTTCTCATGCTGAATGCGCACATGTCCGTCCTGAAATGCCTGCAGGTATTCCCGCAAAGTCAGGTAAAACCCTGTCTGGTCCTGGTTTTTCTGGGCCTGCTCAAATCGGGGCAGAAAGCTTGCTTTCAAATGCTCCCACTGGATTTGTTTCCAGTCTCCAAACGGGTATTTCTGTTCAAGTTGCTGGTGCAATTGCAAAAAGGCTTCTGGATAAGACAGGCTGGAAAAATTCTGCACGGGTGGATGCCTGAGCACTCCGGCCTGGGACACCAGCAGCAATTGCAGAGCGATGCCCAGCACGCCCAGAGTTCCCTTCAGGATCCTCAGGATTCTGTTTCTGGGTTGCAGCTTCCAGCGCGTTTCAACCAGACCGCTGATCAGAAGCAGCACTGCCACCCCATAAAACACACCACTTAAAAAAGACAGGTCACTCAGCAGGGCGCTGATCAGCGCAATCAGCATCCCCAGCGCAGCCACGCTCAGCAGAATTTTCTTCTGAAACAGCATCCCCAGCAGCAAAAACACATTCAAGGTCAGCAATGCCATTTGCCATCCGGTCAGCCACAAAAAACCCATCCAGTCCGTCATGCCTCCAGAATGGATGGGGAATGCAAAGGTTCAGGTCAGGTTTTGCAAAGGTTCTGCAAAGGTCTGGAGCGGTCTGGAGCGGTCTGGAGCGGTCTGGAAAAGAAGAGGGCAACCCAGAAGGCAACGGATCTGCCCTCTGGAAGCTCACTGTGGGATCAACCTGAAACTTTGCACCTGATAAGGGGTGATCTCTGTTGCACCTTGCAGCTCCTCTTCCAGCAGATTCACCGGTCCAGAGACCTGCAGGCCTTCTGCCTTCACCTGCACTCTGGACCGGCCTCCATGGGCCTCGTAGAGCCTCAGAATGAATCCCTTTCCATCCTCGGCCTGCTTGAAGGCCGAGAACCGCGCCCCTTCACCTTGCACCTGCAGGAAGGACTGCTGGGAGGGCCAGTTTCCTGTGGGCGAACTCCAGATGCCCAGTGCAGGACTGTTGAGGTTGTGGGCTTGCTGCACGTTACCATTGCGCCAGTCTCCAGCGTGAGGATAAAGGGCATAGGTGAAATGGTGTTCCCCTTCATCTGCCAGAGGGTCAGGGTAGAGGGGAGCGCGGTGCAGGGTCAGGCCCAGCGTGTTGCCCAGCGCACTGTGACCGTATTTGCCGTTGTTCAGCAGGCCCACCCCGAAAGTGGCCTCGCTGAGGTCGGCCCAGCGGTGGGCGGGCACCTCGAACTGGGCCTGCTGCCAGGAGGTGTTGCGGTGGGTGGCCCGGGGAAGGGCACCGTAGGCGGTTTCAAACCAGGCTTCATGGCTGCGCACATTGAGGGGAAAATAAGCCCTGAGCAGGGTTCTGCGGCCTTCACACATCAGGGTGGTCTGGATGTCGAGCCGCCTGGAGGTGGCCGAAAGCCCATACCTCTGGACCAGTTTTGTGCCGTTGTGCTCACGCCCCACCTCGATGGCGGCTTGCAAAGGGCCGTGCTGCACCAGCACTGGAGGGGCACTGGCTGTGATCTCCTGACCGTCCAGTGCGTAAAAGGGATCCACATCCCAGGCTTCCCAGTGGCGGGGCAGATCCGGGTAGGCCCAGATCTGGTTTCCCCGGCCTGAGAGCACCTGCCGCCCGGTGGCTTTGTCTGTCAGGCTGTGAAGGGTTCCATCTGCTCCGATTTCTGCTTTCAGGTGGGCGTTTTCCAGGATGTTTGAGGTGGCCTGCACCTGCGGTTCTGCCTGTGCACTTTCCTGCAAAAACACCCCGAGGGCCAGATGCCCGAACGCTGGAATCTGCAGGTCAGCAGCTGCCAGAATCAGGGTCTCACCTTCCCTCTGGAACGGCACATTCTGACCTTCTGCAGTGCGAAGCTGGAAACCTCCATCCAGAGGACAGGACACCGTGGCTTGCAAAGGAGCAACATCTAGGGTGAGGTTCCACAACACCAGGGTCTGGTCTGCCCCCTCCACCTGAATCTGGTTGCTGAGCTGCTGCAGGGCCTCCTCACGAAGCTTGAGGGTTTGCCCTTTGACGCTTGCAAGGTTTTTCAGGGTGTCCTGATACACCTCATGCACGCTGGAACCGGGCAGCACGTCATGGAAGTGGTGCAGCAGGAAGGTGGTCCACAGGTCATGCAGTTTTTCTGCAGGGTAATCTGTTTTCAGGAGCAAAGTGCAGAGGGCACAGGCCGCTTCTGCTTCCGGGAGCAGGTGCTCAAGTTCCCGGTGCAGTTTCTTGGTGTGGGCCTGGGTGGTGTAGGTGCCCCGGTGCAGTTCCAGGTACTGTTCTCCCACCCAGACCGGCAAACTGGAGCTTTCCCGCTCTGCCCGCTCATAAAGGTCTTCTACCCTGCCCATTTCCAGCTCTGGCAGGCCCGGGAAGGATTGCAGGCGCTGGTGGCGCTCCAGCATTTCTTCGGTGGGGCCTCCTCCGCCATCTCCGTACCCGAAAGACAGCAGGGTGGTGTCAAAGAAGCGCTTGCCCCTGAAGTTTTTCCAGGTTTCTGCAACGTCGAAGGCTTCGATGCTGCCGTTGTACCCCTGGTTGGGATTGCAGAAGGTGTGGGACAGCACCCGTGTGCCGTCCAGACCTTCCCAGTGGTACAGGTTGTAAGGGAAAACGTTGGTTTCGTTCCAGTTGAGTT
This window encodes:
- a CDS encoding replication initiator protein A, yielding MSKNPNKSQMDRRDERNTARLGIISMQSRVDTSVTKWDAEWQIDGRPYRIQCFAPKGRPHGVDTDVVLAIQTLYVRAGCPVHGWVHTTAYELREMSGMAQNGLNYHRLKDSLLRLATTSFLVSEGWHDHIGRRKWDTDTMRYIDRIKYREFDVQSDLPGLDETASLSIKLGDQLAESIRAGYTQALDSQLLLQLEQPPARALCRLLESYRMQPDGSRLMQLSVQLEDWRQACGIVSDRSEIVRRALIPAHEELIAARYLREVVIEGRGMKQILTYHFQSSDAPDPALVATLRDVGFSVGAAQEVSKLYGDRVEQAVQYALERRATGYQIKNMPGFIVDYLKSEDKYSPAPVVEVQPMQPETTTERVRQATQLAEEKAMREAEAAQQFLKALTPQEQYQEAKAALTMLLKKHLSKHEMKRLEEACLSGQILAGELKEQVLLATSRLSLAEFMDSLKKQLQSFGLPVAE
- a CDS encoding S41 family peptidase, with protein sequence MTDWMGFLWLTGWQMALLTLNVFLLLGMLFQKKILLSVAALGMLIALISALLSDLSFLSGVFYGVAVLLLISGLVETRWKLQPRNRILRILKGTLGVLGIALQLLLVSQAGVLRHPPVQNFSSLSYPEAFLQLHQQLEQKYPFGDWKQIQWEHLKASFLPRFEQAQKNQDQTGFYLTLREYLQAFQDGHVRIQHENLLDGNPVFARLYGGGVGLSALQLDSKEVRISLVLPGSPAAKAGIQPGAELVRVNGKPALQAYQQVKFLLGSASSAFQQRESQGRMLLRGKVGEKVQLAFRNPSQSLKTVSLTFVQDGFASLKKTQPSLTQQDLQQSPIEHQVLQGKYAYLKIKFLLSSDASPDPEQEVSDVLASWNQQKISGLVLDLRDNPGGEDELAARISGHFLKSSTFYEQVSYFNLWTSSFLVNSSEVLKAEAAQPAFTRPMVVLINARTASSAEGIPLMLKNQPQVKVVGFSSTAGAFGVLTRPLRFNMPGGLQVQFPDGRSLDAQGNIQVEKGTGEGGIAPDLNIPLDLKAFQQKYVQGKDVELEAAVKLLQEGW
- a CDS encoding alpha-mannosidase is translated as MNSKHTEQQLGSLEQKLNELLTWRDQASLPLKQAQFRHWDAADWQDWDPSTEWPSRNFPVQMRFAAQLPKSWEGQKVHLRTYVGGEALLKVNGQVVGGLNPHHKEYPVLQAARAAETLDIHITASPKGLFGSPIYHNTIEEIRLLIPDEQVRSFCEDLLACFDAAKYFLKAAKAEQAQMLTDLIAEALRGLDLPRTPSRSYLGQLMKHPRASGFVAGLWDEWHFEKTDLPLSEHTRAVLQERQVHLKEHLIRLRNRYPSEGKVLLSGHAHIDLAWLWPFHETRRKIERTFGTVLNLMERFEDFTFNQSSAQAYRWIEQDNPEMFEKIKERVQEGRWEVIGGMWVEPDGNLLSGESWARQLLYGQQYFQSRFGKKVSVCWMPDTFGYAANLPQLLKLAGIPYFFTSKLNWNETNVFPYNLYHWEGLDGTRVLSHTFCNPNQGYNGSIEAFDVAETWKNFRGKRFFDTTLLSFGYGDGGGGPTEEMLERHQRLQSFPGLPELEMGRVEDLYERAERESSSLPVWVGEQYLELHRGTYTTQAHTKKLHRELEHLLPEAEAACALCTLLLKTDYPAEKLHDLWTTFLLHHFHDVLPGSSVHEVYQDTLKNLASVKGQTLKLREEALQQLSNQIQVEGADQTLVLWNLTLDVAPLQATVSCPLDGGFQLRTAEGQNVPFQREGETLILAAADLQIPAFGHLALGVFLQESAQAEPQVQATSNILENAHLKAEIGADGTLHSLTDKATGRQVLSGRGNQIWAYPDLPRHWEAWDVDPFYALDGQEITASAPPVLVQHGPLQAAIEVGREHNGTKLVQRYGLSATSRRLDIQTTLMCEGRRTLLRAYFPLNVRSHEAWFETAYGALPRATHRNTSWQQAQFEVPAHRWADLSEATFGVGLLNNGKYGHSALGNTLGLTLHRAPLYPDPLADEGEHHFTYALYPHAGDWRNGNVQQAHNLNSPALGIWSSPTGNWPSQQSFLQVQGEGARFSAFKQAEDGKGFILRLYEAHGGRSRVQVKAEGLQVSGPVNLLEEELQGATEITPYQVQSFRLIPQ